One Silene latifolia isolate original U9 population chromosome 4, ASM4854445v1, whole genome shotgun sequence DNA segment encodes these proteins:
- the LOC141653870 gene encoding uncharacterized protein LOC141653870: protein MGPVWYLGERLARQCSRGALTVPVDPPRTMFREPSEAEREADLAGASGDDLLLPGEDYSAFLYGRLAYWPVVEVEAAGIEPPVYPETLEYTDVTGRTTISELRDFDVAVTDAGLDDWQHLIRRVAPSRFVALWRVANRLRATAIEALVGGRGRQADRELERELAQSREETARLSRELEFRDAEIAALMARVAELEGAQQ from the exons atgggtccggtgtggtacttaggcgagcgtttggctcgtcagtgctctcggggtgcattgacggttcccgttgatcctcctaggacgatgttcagggagccttccgaggctgagagggaggcggacttggccggtgccagtggtgacgacctCCTTctgcctggtgaggactactcggcattcctttacgggaggttggcgtactggccagtagtg gaggttgaggcggcgggcatcgagcccccagtgtatcccgagactctcgagtacaccgacgtgaccgggaggacgacgatctccgagttgcgtgattttgacgtggctgtgacggatgctggcctcgacgactggcagcatctgattcggagg gtcgcgccatctcggttcgtggcactatggagggtggccaaccggttgcgagctaccgccatcgaggcactcgtcggtggtcgaggtcgtcag gccgatcgtgagctggagcgagagttagcccagtcccgggaggagacggctcgtttgtcgagggagctcgagtttcgggatgccgagatcgctgctcttatggcgagggttgccgagttggagggtgctCAGCAGTAG